CGTCAGTTCGGATTCAGCCGATTTCCACCTCCCCCACGTTTTGAATTTCCTCTGTTTGATGGCGATGGCCCACGAGCATGGCGTCTGAAGTGTGAGGCGTATTTCAGAGTCTGTACACTTAGTCCTGACACTTGGGTGAGTTGTGCCGCGATGTATTTCATTGAGGGGGCACTGTCTTGGTTGCAGTCCACCAGGGCGCACCTTATCTATACGGATTGGGGTGCATTTGCAGAGGCAGTGTGTGCACAGTTTGGGAGAGAGGAATTCCAGTCTCTGTTGCGACAATTCAATCGTCTGCAGCAGAGTGGTTCCGTGACTGAATATGCAGAGAAGTTCACCCAGCTCATGCACAATTTAGTGGCCCATCATGAATCGTGGGAGCCATCTTATTTCATTACGCATTTTATTGATGGGTTACAGAAAGATATACGTGCTGCTGTAGTTTTACATCGACCCAAGACTCTTGATACTGCCGTAGATCTTGCTTGTTTACAGGAGGAAGTGCTGGAAGCTATGCGCAAAGAAGATAGGAGGGAGGATCGTCGGCACTCGGCACCGGCTACGTTCCGAGGCGTGCCACACACAGCCCTTTCTCTGGCACCGCTACCAGCAGCTGCGCCGACCAAGCCAGCGCTACCAATGGAGGGGCGCAGCGCGGATCATCGCGCACTGGAAGCGGCGCACCCTCAACCAACAGAAGACAAGATTGCAGCCCTCCGTGCGTACCGACGCGCCCGCGGGCTCTGTTTCACCTGTGGCGAGCACTGGGGGCGCGATCATCGCTGTGGGCCAACCGTCCAGCTGCATGTGGTTGAGGAGCTTCTCGCCATGATGCACAGCGAATCGGTGGACATCAGTGAACCAAGCGCGCGTGACGACGCAGTCAGCGATCGGAGCGCGGACTGCTGCGTCATCTCCAAGGAGGCACTCGACGGAGGGGAATCCCCTACCACCATGCGTCTCCATGGCTGGGTGCAAGGGCGCGAGGTCTTGATTCTCGTCGACTCTGGCTCGTCCCACAGTTTCATCTGTGAGTCGTTCGCCACACAACTGCAAGGCGTGGTCAAGGCCAAGCATCCTCTGACGGTGCGCGTGGCCAACGGAGGCGTCATGCGATGCGACCAGGAGCTGCCGGCGTGCCCATGGCAAACCCACGGGGTCACCTTCGACACCAACCTTAAGGTGCTTCCGTTGGGTTGCTACGACGTCATCCTTGGCATCGACTGGCTTGCACAGCATAGCCCAATGAAGGTGCATTGGCTCGAGAAGACGATGGACTTTGACTACAAGGGCGACACGGTCCACCTCCAAGGTGCTCGAGCGAATATCAGCCAGTGCCACCAGCTATCAAGCGACGAGCTCACTGAGTTGTTGCAGCGCTCGGGTGTCGCGCGCATGGTTCAATTGTACGCTGCAGAGCAAGGGGAGCCAATCATCACCGAAGTGCCGGTGCCTGCTGAAGTTGAGGCCCTGATCAGCGAGTTTGGACACCTGTTTGAGGAACCAAAAGGACTACCACCACAGCGCTCTTTCGATCACACAATTCCTCTCCTGCCCGGGGCGAAACCTGTCAACGTGCGCCCATATCGATACAGCCCGGCCTAGAAGGGTGAGATTGAGAAACAGGTTGCAGACATGCTTGCCCAAGGTATTATCACGCCCAGCTCCAGCCCCTTTGCTTCACCAGTGCTGCTCGTTCAGAAGAAGGATTTGTCTTGGCGTTTCTGCGTGGACTACCGACAACTCAATGCAGTGACAGTCAAGAACCGCTATCCTCTGCCTGTCATCGATGAGCTACTGGACGAGCTGGCGGGTTCCACGCTGTTCACTAGTCTAGATCTCCGagccggatatcatcagattcgGATGAAGCCTGAAGATGAACACAAGACCGCTTTCAAGACCCACCATGGCCACTTTCAGTTCAAGGTTTTGGCGTACGGCCTTACGGGGGGACCGGCAACTTTCCAAGGAGGAATGAACATAGTGTTGGCTCCAGTGAACCGCAAGGGAGTACTGGTCTTTATTGACGACATCCTAGTGCACAGCGCCACATTGAAGCAACACTGTGAGCGGCTGAGAGAAGTGTTCCAGCTACTCGACGAGCACCAGCTGAAGATTAAGATGAGCAAGTGCACCTTTGCCAGGCCCAGTCTGCTGTACTTGGGGCATGAAATCAGTGGAGATGGAGTCCGCACTGACCATAAAAACGTAGCGGCAGTAGCAAAATGGCCAACACCAACCACCGTCAAGGAGGTACGCGGTTTCCTCGGTCTCGCGGGGTATTATCGCAAGTTTGTGAGGAACTTTGGCATCACCAGCCGCCCATTAACAGACCTGCTCAAGAAGAACACAGTATTTCGATGGACTGAGTTGGAGGAAACAGCTTTCCAGGAACTTAAAAGAGCACTGATAACTGCGCCAGTGTTAGCACTGCCAGATTTCAAGGTCCAATTTGAACTGGAAACAGATGCGTCGGACAAAGGCATCGGTGCCGTCCTGAAACAAGGCAAACATCTGGTAGCTTTCTTGAGCAAGGCTTTGGGTCCACGTACCAGCGCATTGTCCACATATGAGAAGGAAGGGCTGGCGATCCTATTGGCGGTCGAGCATTGGCGGCCGTACTTGCAGAACGACGAGTTCCTGATCCATACTGACCAGCGAAGCTTAGTGCACCTTGAAGACCAACGGTTGGCGACACCTTGGCAGCAAAAGATCATGTCCAAGCTCCTCAGCCTGCGCTACCGCATAGTCTACAAAAGAGGTGTGGACAATCGCGTGGCAGATGCTTTATCTCGACGCCTGGGACCCCCACAAGGAGATCTGGCATCGATCACGGCGACGGTGCCGGCTTGGTTAGACTCAGTTCAGCAGGGTTACAATGAAGACCCTATGGCACAAAGGTGGCTGGCTCGTCTAGCTACAAGGGCAACCAACAAGGACGACTTTACTTTGGACTCAGGTATCATCAAGCAGCATGGACGGGTATGGTTAGGTAACAATGTGCCTGTTCAGAAACAAGTGTTGTCAGCCTTGCATGCGAGTGCGATTGGAGGGCACTCTGGTTTCAACGTCACATACAAGCGAGTGCGGCGGCTGTTCACTTGGCCAGGGATGAAACAACACGTCAGACTGTTCGTCGAAGACTGCCAGATTTGCAAGCAAGCCAAGCCGGAACGAGTCAGGTACCCGGGGCTCCTAGAACCCTTACCCGTGCCTACACAAGCCTGGGAGGTCATCACTATGGATTTTGTTGAAGGTTTGCCGCAATCAGCCAGATACAACAGCATATTAGTGGTGGTGGACAAGTTCTCGCGACTAG
This sequence is a window from Aegilops tauschii subsp. strangulata cultivar AL8/78 chromosome 7, Aet v6.0, whole genome shotgun sequence. Protein-coding genes within it:
- the LOC120969076 gene encoding uncharacterized protein, which codes for MEETNKALADLTAAISGISSQIGEIHPIVLELQGWRPAVERSVEDLRPEVGELRQLLKEVRPETAPVLDPIRLTDLPPLLPSSTAPPLKPSPIADARLPQPSERLLPRSGDVHGPVGHSRTQDHRGLSPGERTPRAPPVTGMADFHPFAAESSFMGERQFGFSRFPPPPRFEFPLFDGDGPRAWRLKCEAYFRVCTLSPDTWVSCAAMYFIEGALSWLQSTRAHLIYTDWGAFAEAVCAQFGREEFQSLLRQFNRLQQSGSVTEYAEKFTQLMHNLVAHHESWEPSYFITHFIDGLQKDIRAAVVLHRPKTLDTAVDLACLQEEVLEAMRKEDRREDRRHSAPATFRGVPHTALSLAPLPAAAPTKPALPMEGRSADHRALEAAHPQPTEDKIAALRAYRRARGLCFTCGEHWGRDHRCGPTVQLHVVEELLAMMHSESVDISEPSARDDAVSDRSADCCVISKEALDGGESPTTMRLHGWVQGREVLILVDSGSSHSFICESFATQLQGVVKAKHPLTVRVANGGVMRCDQELPACPWQTHGVTFDTNLKVLPLGCYDVILGIDWLAQHSPMKVHWLEKTMDFDYKGDTVHLQGARANISQCHQLSSDELTELLQRSGVARMVQLYAAEQGEPIITEVPVPAEVEALISEFGHLFEEPKGLPPQRSFDHTIPLLPGAKPVNVRPYRYSPA